A region of the Pedococcus aerophilus genome:
CGGGACGTCGGCCTCGGGCACGAGCTCGGTGTAGGCGTTGCCGATGACGAGGTCGAGGCGGGTGCCCTTGCGGTCGATCTTGAGCAGCTCGGCGCCGGGCACGTGCTGCTTGAGCAGTGCCGCGGCGAGGTCGCCGTCCTCGCCGTACCGGATGACCGCGGTCCCGAGCTGCATGGTCTGCAGCGGGTCGTTGGACACGTCCTTGATCTTGAAGCCGCGGGCCTTGACGTCGTCGGCGACGACCTTGGCGAGCCCGGTCTTGTAGGTCGTGTTGTAGACGTTGACCGAGACCTCGGAGGGGATCGGCTTGAGCCGCTCGGGCATCGCCACCAGGTCCTGGTAGCCGATGCCGACGACGACGTCGACCGAGGTGCCCTTGCGGACGTCGGCGAAGAGCTTGGCGCCGGGGATCTGCGAGGCGACGAGCAGCGCCTGGTCCAGGCCGGCCGGACCGTGGTGGACCACGGCGGACTGCGTGACGTACCAGGACTCGGGGGCGTTGCTGATGCCGCCGACCTTGAACGTGCGCTTGGCCAGACCGGTCGCCACCTTGGCCGCCGTGCCGTCGACGCCGGTGGCGTTCATGACGTTGACGGTGAACGAACCGCGGGCCGGGGCGGGGACGACGGTGGGCTGGCACGCCGCCTTGGGCGGGGCCGGGGTCATCCAGCCGCTCGAGTAGGCCGCGGTCATGCTCGCCGTGCCGAGGAGCACCCCGGGGATGGTCACGAACAGCATGATCTGGCGCAGGCGGTGCGTGCGCCACACCTGCGTCGGCGTGCGGTCCTCGTCCTTCATCACTACCCCCTGGCTCCTGCTCCGGCTCTTTCCCAATGGTCACATCAGTCACACGAGTCACATGTCAAGCGACACGCTCACCACGGCATTCGTCACCGAGACGTGACGATCCGCGGCAGTGCGAGGATGGCGGCCCATGACCCCCTTG
Encoded here:
- a CDS encoding LytR C-terminal domain-containing protein, with the translated sequence MKDEDRTPTQVWRTHRLRQIMLFVTIPGVLLGTASMTAAYSSGWMTPAPPKAACQPTVVPAPARGSFTVNVMNATGVDGTAAKVATGLAKRTFKVGGISNAPESWYVTQSAVVHHGPAGLDQALLVASQIPGAKLFADVRKGTSVDVVVGIGYQDLVAMPERLKPIPSEVSVNVYNTTYKTGLAKVVADDVKARGFKIKDVSNDPLQTMQLGTAVIRYGEDGDLAAALLKQHVPGAELLKIDRKGTRLDLVIGNAYTELVPEADVPPLPERPKDVVPTVSRPCKDS